The genomic window CACTCACCCAGAAGTCATATAAGTAGCAAGCAGCacagccaggatttgaaccctggttccTTGTTTCTAAAGCCAGCTTTCTTCCCCTATTTCCTGCTGCTTTCCAATTGCAAATGACTGTGGCACTGTTGCTAGTGGTGTGCCTGGGCCTGGAGCCTCAGTCTCTGCCCATGATGACATATTGGCTGTGAGTCACTGGACAATCCAACTTCTCTCTTGGTTTGTGTAGATATGGTCAGGCAGGTCCTGGTCTCAGGATCATTaattttttgttaacttttttgGTTAAACCATTCTTTTTCAGGAACTTGAAATTGTGATTGGAGACGAACACATTTCTTTTACCACATCCAAAATTGGCTCCCTTATTGATGTGAACCAGTCCAAGTAAGTCTGTCACCTGGTGCTTCTTGCATCCATGGTGCAGCCTGCATGAGGATGGCTGCTGAGGCACTGAGGCTGACCAGTGTAACCTTTCCTGGTAGTGTGATAAGCTAGAATGGGGAGGAAATTAGGTGTGACACGAACCCATGGCCAGCCACAGCCCCGAAAACAGGTCTGCCATGGGGAGGATGTGGGTATGTTGCTGAGGATGGCTTTTGGCTTATGACTGTCCGACATATAGGAATGAGGCTCTTACCTTGAGGCTCAATCCCAGAAAGCCCTCAGCTCACCATGCCATCCTGCCCcaaatcccagctccttgcataCTCCCATACAAAAGCTAGATGCAGCCTTTTATGGAATTGCAACTGGCTTCATCAAAGGCCCTGGAGTAAATGGATGCATTTGggctcttttccttcctccccaaactGTTGCTGCAGATCTTAGGGTGTCTCTCCTCTGTAGAAGCAATCTTAGACCATTTATATGACTAGCATTAgagaaaacatcaaatggaaGTTAAAACATGATGGGAGGGAGGGTGGCATACATATGTTTAGGTCACCATGGGACTCTCTTTTGTAGGCCAGCTGCTCCGTAGGCTTCCCTGCTCTCCTGATCTAGAGAAGACTTGATTTTTGTCTCTCAGAAGCAGAGTCTAACACATCTTTCCTTGTGTTTTAGGGATCCCGAAGGTCTGCGTGTGTTTTATTACCTGGTCCAGGACCTGAAGTGTTTAGTCTTCAGTCTCATTGGTTTGCATTTCAAGATTAAGCCCATCTAGGCTGGGGCTTTTCACTTTTTCTGTGTGGGGGGGTTAGTGCCTCTTTTCATTCCCATTGTCGGAAGACTTTTGTGTAAGCTGGAAACTATTTTTTTATATGCTGTGTGAGTGATTGTCTTTAATAAATATACAGGTGAATATAGCGTTTGTTTACTCACAGAGTTCTGCATCCGGCACCTCTGCGGCTTGGTCCTGACAAGGGCCTCGTTCTGACAGCAAGTGACATCTGGGCCTTGGCTGTGCTTCTGGGTGAGGGCTGGGTGGCTCGCGGTGCTCACCCAGAAGTCTGCATGGCACTGGGTGGGAAGGGTTTACAGTCGAGACAGGGCGTGGGTTGGAAGTTAGCCAGTATCCTGTGCCATCTGTGGGCAGCCCACCAGGATGGACCCTGGCCGAGAACAAAGACGAGACGGGCCTTGGGGAGGCTCGTCAGTGACCTGGGTCAGTAAGGTCCATGTTGGGCACCAGAGAACCAAGCCCTGCTCCCCTTGCTTTCAGGGGATGGAGGGCGCACCTGCTCAGGCCCCATGGCCCCAGCCCATCATTGCTCCTCACTTGCTGAGTACAGCCTCCCCTGGAGCCCCCTGTGCCGCCTGGTATTTGGGGCCCCCCAGCTGGCAGTCGGGTCCCCCGTCGTGGTGGATCCTGGAGTAGGGGCAGGCGCCCCGCTCAGCCCCGGCCGCGTGGGGGGGGGCACCCCTTGTGGGAGGGGCGCCTGCAGctccgccccgcccctccccccgcgggGTCCCGCGTGGCCCTTCTGCGCCTGCGTTTCCCAGCTGTGAGGGGCGGGGCGGCGCCTCTCGGTTACCGGGGCAacgggccccgcccccgcctgACGCCGTCGCTGCGCGCGCAGGCCGAGCGGCTTTTACGACAGGCCGGAACGCAGCGCGGCCGCAGCGACGCTCCCGGCTCGGGCCGCCATGGGGGTGAGCGGGGAGGAGGGGGCGGGCGGGGGCGCGGGGCGAGGCCGGGGGGGGCGGGCGGGGAGGGGGCCGGGCCGGGACCCAGGCTCTCGTCCCTCGCCCCGCACAGAAGATCGGGCTGCAGCTGAAGGCCACGCTGGAGAACGTGACCCACCTGCGGCCCGTGGGCGACGACTTCCGCTGGTACCTGAAGGtgcgccgggggcggggccgggggccgcggggcggggccggggcggggcggggccgcgggcCTCTGAGcagctcccctccccctccccagatgAAGTGCGGCAACTGCGGCGAGGTGGCGGACAGGTGGCAGTACCTGCGGCTGATGGtgagcccggcccggcccccgcagCTTTCCTGATGCCCGATAGAGCGGGGTGGGGGCACGCAGGCCGCGCGGTCGGCCCCGCTCCGGGCGGCGCTGGTGGGGGCACGGGAGGGGGCCACACCGGGGGCTGCGGGCGCCGCTCTCGCCCGGGAGGGGCTAAGTGCCAGGGGGCGAGGCTCCAGGCCCTGCGCACGGACCCCCGAGGAGGTTTGGGCCCGGTCCCGCCTCGGCCCTCGGGCCCCTCCAGTCTCG from Macrotis lagotis isolate mMagLag1 chromosome 2, bilby.v1.9.chrom.fasta, whole genome shotgun sequence includes these protein-coding regions:
- the MAGOH gene encoding protein mago nashi homolog isoform X2 is translated as MIRKEAYVHKSVMEELKRIIDDSEITKEDDALWPPPDRVGRQELEIVIGDEHISFTTSKIGSLIDVNQSKDPEGLRVFYYLVQDLKCLVFSLIGLHFKIKPI